The following nucleotide sequence is from Euleptes europaea isolate rEulEur1 chromosome 3, rEulEur1.hap1, whole genome shotgun sequence.
gataatgctgctgcagttgtcttgtttgtgggcttcctagaggcacctggttggccactgtgtgaacagacaacaGTCCCAGCTTCTATCTTGGCCTCCCTAGTTACAGGATCTCAGCTATGAGGTATAggcaaagacctttctctgcgCAGACCCTGGACATCCACTGCCACTCGGCGAAGTCAGTGCTGAGCTAGGTGAACCAACAGTCTGTCTCAACGGAAGGCATCACTGGAGGATCACGGCTTTCTGCTGCTGTTGGGAACTGAGGCTGCAgggaatttttttattatataaagCAAGCCTTTGATTTGTTGCAATGCTATGCTATGGTCACAAGTCCACTgaaaagagaacataagaaaggccatactggatcagaccaaggcccatcaagtccagtggtaaAAGGTTCACACagtgataaaaggtaaaggtagtcccctgtgcaagcactgggtcattcctgaaccatggggtgacgtcacatcccgacatttactaggcagactgtgtttatggggtggtttgccgttgccttccccagtcatctacactttacacagtggtaaaaggtaaaggtagtcccctgtgcaagcactgggtcattcctgaaccatggggtgacgtcacatcccgacatttactaggcagactgtgtttatggggtggtttgccgttgccttccccagtcatctacactttacctctagcaagctgggtactcattttaccgacctcggaaggatggaaggctgagtcaaccttgagccagctacctgaaaccgacttccgtcaggatcgaactcaggtgtccaaagcacctaatataataggcatgctcctctgatcctggagagaataggtgtgcatcatgattagtatccattttaactagtagccatgaatagccgtctcctccatgaacatgtccactcccctcttaaagccttccaagttggcagccatcaccacatcctggggcagatacaataggagggaagggggcaggtgAGCTAGCCCCTTCACGTGCAGCTCCCCTACCACCTCTCAGGTCCTCTCAGGCGAAGAGAGAGGGGAGTGGTTGTGGTGGATCATTACAAGCCCTGGTTCTCCTTCCCTAACTTCTCTCTCGTTTGCTTTCAGCCCTCTAGCAGCAAAGCCAGCAGAGGAACCCTCCACCGAGAAGAAAGCCGCCACCTTTTGGGATGTCTTTGCTACGAAGTGGCAACAGACTGCTGCTTTGGAAAAGATGGCCATGAAGCCTGATGCCCAAGAGGAGGTGGCAGAGGGAAATGAAGGGTCAGGGGAAATGGCGGCTGAGGAGGCCAGCAATGCAAGCCATGCCAATGACCTCCGAGAGGCTGAAGGTGTGGCCTTCAAGTGGAGCTTCCTGACCAGCAAACTGGtcgaaataaaaaacaaaaatgcccccaaaagCAACTAGAACAGACATGGGAATGGACATGAGCATTCAGCCCTCTTTCTGGCAGAGGACCCAGCGAACTGTGGCAAATGGCTAATTTTTTTCAAGCACAGCCAGGTGTCAAGTGAAGGATCCTTGGTGGTGTTAACTTGGATCTGTGTGCTGTTAACCGTCACAATGTCAGGACCCCCCTCCCAACATGTGTTACATGTTTCCAGCAGTATCCATTCCAACTctcctcttctttccttctcagaCCTATTTTGAAAGATACacgtaggtcatttatgcatgggtactttcactcacgttcaccccctgtctgtctccgttgttccttggagttatgcatgagttttccctccattagagatgaccttgcgaccagccctcacaaatcctgggacttctcctccctctattaacccaatttttccctctcccctgagctcagccaggatgaaatccccatgcataaggcaaagcatggaacacagaagcttggtttctttcacagcatgcaaacaaccaattacaaagcagcatttcaaggggcagggattcatatacttcctgatttgagtttggagactgctggtgcatagactcccaataggaaagtgtgggtccagcgagcaactcCCATTCATAAGCGACCACAGGCAGTTTGGAATGTCTTCTTTATCAGGAATAGATATCCTGACAAGGAGAGGGACCCCTTGTCCCCTTCCAGGCTTAACATGCTTTCATGATACGCTGTGCTTCCTAACAAGAGCCCCCTACTCGCTGATTATCAATCCAAGCAACCAAtcaaagagaggaagggaagctccAGGGTGATCCTGAGCCAGTGCAACGCGTGTTATATAAGAGTGCTAGACTTGGGCGttggagacccgggttcagatCTCTGCTAAGATGGAAGCTTATTGAACAAAGACCGTCCATCAAcccaacctacctcgcagggttgctggGAAAAGGTCAGGTTGCAAAAGTTAATCAACAAAGCTGAATAGATCTTTGCACAGAGACTTCTCC
It contains:
- the C3H1orf232 gene encoding uncharacterized protein C1orf232 homolog yields the protein MTQAFWKVYKAKVLQTIGGEPQEEDIQDERENPELMETTDSTLLTEEGANPVSQLARRVQGVGAKGWRTMSALFTKEDEHQLLAPEPCADHPLAAKPAEEPSTEKKAATFWDVFATKWQQTAALEKMAMKPDAQEEVAEGNEGSGEMAAEEASNASHANDLREAEGVAFKWSFLTSKLVEIKNKNAPKSN